The Candidatus Eisenbacteria bacterium genome has a segment encoding these proteins:
- a CDS encoding ATP-binding protein codes for MTLFDSTNDSHDGMVLRFRTGAAMPARLGAEQLKDEITAVLELVKNAYDADASHVLVEFREGEVGQTITIQDDGSGMGLDDLQGKWAWLATENKIRDERSPKLKRRRLGQKGVGRFAAQKLGHTLLLRTRPEGQADVYQVLFDWDELQGDRELGDYEFPIKIKGSKLYEPVHGSRLEIKPLRIRWSKPRWVKLRAQLAQLIDPEAGVADFAVELRTPWPELNGVLRNPLQGKETHSLEFMLGADGSQRIVLTKDGKPKVETRAVDIPGFGALGGRLRYYGQGFRKAEVSRGGDADADWNMGVRVFRDACRVRPYGEPGPEGDWLQIYRTRYTGGSRFRLKPHYLEGSIHISKDANPALRDTTSREGIELNDSYAEFAEYVRSMVGLLSDFVREDEVREERSRMQERYRKALDPLSSGLNKLKSDRYTSAVDRADRNIRKALTEQGVKAVPVVNNSHWECLDCTDSWKAPRDQTPRICREYSVGRDGKPTGKVGCGSSNIRRKENTARDGHDPAGLPGALADLLAGNPAFVSGTQLRPVIDWEMGENDEEAEVRTTERQLAINGRHPLFKAADLLDGNETKEGEAFENLRAVAALSMHIVTSAAHAWAKWHFEQAGREFEIYLARLTELKTACLVGSAAQQVRDE; via the coding sequence CCTATGACGCTGATGCCTCGCACGTGCTTGTCGAATTCCGCGAGGGCGAGGTTGGCCAGACGATCACGATTCAGGACGACGGCAGCGGCATGGGGCTGGACGACCTTCAGGGCAAATGGGCCTGGCTGGCCACCGAGAACAAGATTCGAGACGAGCGTAGTCCGAAGCTGAAGCGGCGGCGCCTCGGACAGAAGGGCGTCGGTCGGTTCGCCGCGCAGAAGCTGGGCCACACGCTGCTGCTCCGGACGCGGCCCGAGGGGCAGGCGGATGTCTATCAGGTGCTCTTCGATTGGGACGAGCTGCAGGGCGACCGTGAGCTTGGCGACTACGAGTTTCCAATCAAGATCAAGGGCTCGAAGCTGTATGAGCCCGTGCACGGCTCTCGACTTGAAATCAAGCCGCTGCGGATTCGGTGGTCGAAGCCGCGATGGGTCAAGCTTCGGGCACAGCTCGCGCAGCTCATCGACCCCGAGGCAGGAGTTGCTGACTTTGCGGTGGAACTCCGCACACCTTGGCCCGAGCTGAATGGTGTCCTGCGCAACCCGCTCCAGGGAAAAGAGACGCACTCGCTGGAGTTCATGCTGGGCGCGGACGGGAGCCAGCGCATCGTGCTCACAAAGGATGGAAAGCCGAAGGTCGAGACACGGGCGGTAGACATACCGGGCTTCGGCGCGCTTGGCGGACGGCTTCGCTACTACGGCCAAGGCTTCCGCAAGGCCGAGGTCAGCCGGGGTGGTGACGCGGACGCCGACTGGAACATGGGGGTGCGGGTCTTTCGCGACGCGTGCCGCGTGAGACCGTATGGAGAGCCCGGACCCGAAGGTGACTGGCTGCAGATCTACCGCACCCGGTACACCGGCGGCAGCCGCTTCCGCCTCAAGCCGCACTACCTCGAGGGGTCGATTCACATCTCGAAAGACGCGAACCCCGCTCTGCGGGACACGACGAGCCGCGAAGGGATCGAGCTCAACGACTCCTACGCTGAGTTTGCCGAGTACGTCAGGTCCATGGTCGGCCTGCTCTCCGACTTTGTCAGGGAAGACGAGGTGCGGGAGGAGCGTTCACGCATGCAGGAGCGCTATCGCAAGGCCCTCGATCCGCTTTCCAGCGGGCTCAACAAGCTCAAGAGCGATCGCTACACCAGCGCGGTCGACCGAGCCGACCGGAATATTCGAAAGGCACTGACGGAACAAGGAGTGAAGGCTGTTCCCGTCGTCAATAACTCGCACTGGGAATGCCTGGACTGCACGGACAGCTGGAAGGCGCCTCGAGACCAGACGCCCCGAATCTGCCGCGAGTACTCAGTGGGCCGTGACGGAAAGCCCACCGGCAAGGTTGGATGCGGTAGCTCAAACATCCGGCGAAAGGAAAACACGGCTCGTGACGGCCACGACCCCGCAGGCTTACCAGGTGCGCTGGCCGACCTGCTTGCAGGCAATCCCGCATTCGTGTCAGGTACCCAGCTGAGGCCCGTCATCGACTGGGAGATGGGCGAGAACGACGAAGAGGCCGAAGTGAGGACCACCGAGCGCCAGCTCGCGATTAACGGGCGGCATCCTTTGTTCAAGGCGGCGGATTTGCTAGACGGGAACGAGACGAAGGAGGGGGAGGCGTTTGAGAACCTCCGTGCCGTCGCGGCGCTGAGCATGCACATCGTCACCTCGGCGGCTCATGCCTGGGCAAAGTGGCACTTCGAGCAAGCGGGTCGCGAGTTCGAGATCTACCTGGCCAGGCTCACGGAACTCAAAACTGCGTGCCTCGTGGGATCCG